In Acidobacteriota bacterium, one genomic interval encodes:
- a CDS encoding SGNH/GDSL hydrolase family protein: MNHLVLLGDSILDNSAWAYNGPEMCVHLRELVAEDWQVTLLAVDGHTTQDVVRQLELVPTTASFLVISAGGNNALRYLPVLMECVTTTAEAMEKLYQIIEEFEIDYLEMLTAAQSFKCPVAVCTVYNPRFPDPKWQQAVLATLALFNDCIVRCAVRINIPVIDLRMVCTEETDFTNAIEPSAQGGRKIAGAIATMLRNVEFHTNKSEIFGVEWKTSG; the protein is encoded by the coding sequence GTGAATCATCTGGTTTTGCTTGGCGATTCAATTTTAGACAATAGTGCCTGGGCCTATAACGGGCCTGAAATGTGTGTGCATTTACGCGAACTGGTTGCTGAGGACTGGCAGGTTACGCTTCTGGCAGTTGATGGGCACACCACCCAGGATGTCGTCAGGCAACTGGAACTGGTGCCAACCACGGCCAGTTTTCTGGTCATCAGCGCTGGTGGAAATAATGCGCTGAGGTACTTACCAGTCCTGATGGAGTGTGTCACAACCACGGCTGAAGCCATGGAAAAACTCTATCAAATCATTGAAGAGTTTGAAATTGACTACCTTGAAATGCTCACGGCGGCCCAATCTTTCAAGTGCCCGGTGGCGGTCTGCACCGTCTATAATCCACGGTTTCCTGACCCAAAGTGGCAACAGGCGGTGCTGGCCACGCTGGCATTGTTTAATGATTGTATTGTCCGGTGTGCTGTTCGAATAAACATTCCGGTGATTGATTTGCGGATGGTGTGTACCGAAGAAACCGATTTTACTAACGCGATTGAACCTTCGGCCCAGGGGGGACGCAAAATCGCCGGAGCGATTGCCACCATGCTCCGGAATGTTGAATTTCACACCAATAAATCTGAAATCTTCGGGGTTGAATGGAAAACGAGTGGCTAA
- a CDS encoding CHAT domain-containing protein has translation MQFPALFRTGLAMVLLLVQSVGMVTMAHPTISRSQTGPPSQEKPKITAVLSAGSKLERTLTNDESNTFELTLSQGQYLELEVEQKEIKLYVSLTDPAGKPVLEIESAYDVGSTEYVGFLAETTGTFLITVTMDGTPHNRPRKYEIRVVDIRPAQPADVERAAAIRSFMEAKDLADGTDPKGKLKALDLFDPLLVRFRAIQDKHWEVTTLIEIARQLNKTGQTRKAFERYQEVLPLLLALNEKHLATSILIDIATLHNTFGQPQKAIEALQQAISMAQSINHKLGLSVAYSNLGVVYRNLGENHKAVKYHERALDLRRETDDMGNSGALLLNMGVAYGTIGETQKALDHFEEALRVLRDRDDKKGQAFTLISMGREYINLGDPATAVQLYQQGLGLIRELNDLRAEANVLLALATTQKENDPQQALTNLDAALLLSRKIGDRRSEANILSALGIFHFNQGKIAEAEPFFSQALKIGESASNTLMIIEALDGLTQVYLAMKKYSEARSSMSRALELVQAQGNELLEAQFFYYLAQLESSEKNLEKSKTAIEKVLQLVESTRASFRNQNLRVSFIGKVQRYYHFYIQLLMKLHQANPAAGYNRQAFNVNERARARSLLDILTETRARIRQGVNPELLEQERILQQNLADQSERLTRLTNGNAPAEVQAEERKSLDTLVLEYESLLSKIRKQSPRYAALTQPEPLTLSEIQKSVVESGSLLLEYSLGSEQSFVWAISPTQVFWYELPKQEIIATAVKKVRNLLLTRNQLPAHLLRDQRGDRIKQAEQELSTAAAELSNLILAPVAAHLGTNRLLIVADGVLQYIPFAALPEPIGKGTVSGEATPLVVRHELVSLPSASTLAVLRAEATNKPKADSDKLVAVFADPVFEVSDPRLRQVLKRFPLVAEKSNSPRTEPVEINRLRQLTPVVKADGQFSIVRLPFTRQEATEIRTLATAAKTSLFLDFAANHTKVTTADIGKYQYLHFATHGLLDTEHPEFSALVLSLVDEKGNRQKGFLRMMEVYNLDLAAQLVVLSACETGLGKEIRGEGLIGLTRGFMYAGAPSVVVSLWSVSDQGTSELMKRFYRGLLTEKLRPAAALRKAQIELMGQKAWNSPFYWAPFIVQGEF, from the coding sequence ATGCAATTTCCCGCACTGTTTCGCACTGGTTTGGCCATGGTTCTTCTGCTGGTTCAATCGGTTGGGATGGTGACGATGGCACATCCCACCATCAGCCGTTCGCAAACAGGTCCGCCGTCGCAAGAAAAACCCAAAATCACGGCGGTGTTGTCGGCTGGGTCCAAACTTGAACGAACCCTCACCAATGACGAATCAAACACCTTCGAACTCACCCTCAGCCAGGGTCAATATCTGGAACTGGAAGTCGAACAAAAAGAAATCAAGCTGTATGTTTCGCTGACGGATCCTGCCGGGAAACCAGTCCTGGAAATTGAGAGTGCCTATGATGTCGGCTCAACCGAGTACGTCGGGTTTCTGGCTGAAACAACTGGAACGTTCCTCATCACCGTCACGATGGATGGCACGCCACACAATCGGCCCCGCAAGTACGAAATCCGGGTGGTTGATATTCGCCCAGCCCAGCCAGCCGATGTTGAACGCGCGGCGGCGATTCGAAGCTTTATGGAGGCGAAGGATCTGGCTGATGGGACGGACCCCAAGGGCAAGCTCAAAGCCCTGGACCTGTTTGACCCGTTGCTGGTGCGATTTCGGGCCATTCAAGACAAACATTGGGAAGTCACCACGCTGATTGAAATCGCGCGGCAACTCAACAAAACTGGTCAGACAAGAAAAGCATTTGAACGGTATCAAGAGGTACTGCCGTTGCTGCTGGCCCTGAATGAAAAACACCTGGCCACCTCAATCCTGATTGATATTGCCACGCTGCACAACACGTTTGGTCAGCCCCAAAAAGCGATTGAAGCCTTGCAGCAGGCGATTTCCATGGCTCAATCTATCAATCACAAACTGGGTCTTTCCGTGGCCTACAGCAATCTGGGTGTGGTCTACCGAAATCTCGGTGAGAATCATAAAGCAGTTAAGTATCACGAGCGAGCGTTGGACCTGCGGCGTGAAACGGATGATATGGGGAATTCGGGCGCCCTGTTACTCAATATGGGGGTCGCTTATGGAACAATCGGAGAGACTCAAAAAGCCCTGGATCATTTTGAGGAGGCTCTCAGGGTTTTACGTGACCGAGATGACAAAAAAGGTCAGGCGTTTACCCTGATCAGTATGGGTCGTGAGTATATTAATCTGGGTGATCCAGCAACCGCCGTACAACTCTATCAGCAGGGCCTGGGATTGATCCGGGAATTAAACGATCTTCGGGCAGAAGCCAATGTTCTCCTGGCACTGGCCACCACGCAAAAAGAGAACGACCCACAACAAGCCCTGACAAATCTGGACGCAGCTCTCCTACTGAGCCGCAAAATCGGAGACCGGCGAAGTGAAGCCAATATACTCAGTGCTCTTGGGATATTTCACTTCAATCAAGGAAAAATCGCAGAAGCCGAACCATTCTTTTCGCAAGCCCTCAAAATTGGAGAAAGTGCCTCAAATACACTGATGATCATTGAAGCCCTGGATGGGCTGACCCAGGTTTATCTCGCCATGAAAAAGTATTCCGAGGCCAGATCCAGCATGAGCCGGGCGCTGGAACTCGTTCAAGCTCAGGGAAATGAACTGCTCGAAGCCCAGTTTTTTTATTATCTGGCGCAATTGGAATCATCTGAAAAGAACCTTGAAAAAAGCAAAACCGCGATTGAAAAGGTGCTGCAACTGGTCGAATCAACCCGCGCCAGCTTCCGAAATCAGAATTTACGCGTTTCGTTTATTGGCAAAGTCCAGAGATACTATCATTTCTACATTCAGCTTTTGATGAAGCTCCACCAGGCCAACCCGGCAGCCGGCTATAACCGCCAGGCATTTAACGTCAACGAACGCGCCCGTGCCCGCAGCCTGCTCGACATACTGACCGAAACCAGAGCCCGTATCCGGCAAGGGGTAAATCCAGAACTGCTTGAACAGGAACGAATACTCCAACAAAATCTGGCTGACCAGAGTGAGCGCCTGACCCGCCTAACCAATGGCAATGCACCGGCTGAAGTTCAAGCCGAAGAACGCAAAAGCCTTGATACCCTGGTCCTTGAATATGAATCGCTCCTTTCAAAGATTCGGAAACAAAGCCCCCGCTATGCGGCGCTGACTCAACCGGAACCACTCACCCTTTCAGAAATCCAAAAGAGCGTCGTTGAATCTGGCAGTCTCCTGCTTGAATACTCACTTGGGAGTGAACAGAGCTTTGTCTGGGCAATCAGCCCAACCCAGGTCTTTTGGTATGAACTACCAAAGCAGGAAATAATTGCAACCGCAGTCAAAAAGGTGCGCAATCTCCTGCTGACCCGGAACCAGCTTCCGGCCCATCTTCTGCGCGATCAACGTGGCGACCGGATCAAACAGGCAGAGCAGGAATTGAGCACCGCCGCTGCCGAATTAAGTAATTTGATCCTGGCACCGGTGGCGGCCCATCTGGGTACCAATCGGCTACTGATTGTGGCTGATGGGGTATTACAATACATTCCCTTTGCCGCATTGCCGGAACCGATTGGAAAAGGAACAGTTTCGGGTGAAGCCACTCCGCTGGTGGTTCGCCACGAACTGGTGAGTTTGCCGTCAGCCTCAACCCTGGCGGTGCTGCGTGCGGAAGCCACCAACAAACCCAAAGCTGATTCTGACAAACTGGTCGCCGTGTTTGCCGATCCGGTTTTTGAAGTGAGCGATCCACGACTTCGTCAGGTCCTGAAACGGTTTCCTCTCGTGGCGGAAAAGAGCAATTCCCCGCGCACTGAACCAGTTGAGATAAACCGGCTCCGGCAATTGACCCCGGTGGTCAAAGCGGACGGTCAATTCTCAATTGTCAGACTTCCCTTCACACGCCAGGAAGCCACCGAAATCCGCACGCTGGCGACAGCGGCAAAAACCAGCCTGTTCCTCGATTTTGCCGCCAACCATACAAAAGTCACCACGGCTGACATTGGAAAATACCAGTACCTCCATTTTGCCACCCACGGCCTGCTTGATACCGAACATCCCGAATTTTCCGCTCTTGTTCTCTCGCTGGTGGATGAAAAAGGCAACCGTCAAAAAGGATTTTTGCGGATGATGGAAGTCTATAACCTCGATCTGGCGGCCCAACTGGTCGTGCTTTCCGCCTGCGAAACCGGGCTTGGAAAAGAAATTCGCGGCGAAGGTCTGATTGGCCTGACGCGTGGGTTTATGTATGCCGGTGCCCCATCGGTCGTTGTCAGTCTCTGGAGCGTGAGCGATCAGGGCACTTCTGAATTAATGAAGCGTTTTTATCGCGGGCTGCTGACTGAAAAACTCCGCCCGGCGGCGGCGCTTCGCAAAGCCCAAATCGAGTTAATGGGCCAGAAAGCCTGGAATTCCCCGTTTTACTGGGCGCCATTTATTGTCCAGGGAGAATTTTAG
- a CDS encoding AAA family ATPase, with protein MMNSPFSISPNPAYLYLTPSLKAVLHKVRFTIDRRQGLTCVLGDIGMGKSSVLRLLYGEYASREDSLAALIPTPSFASDFAFLKALCGEFDILPKRSLYDQEQAFRGFLVDSFEKGTNVVFFIDESQRLNPKMLELIRTMLNFETNQAKLIQFVLAGQIELRENLLDPSKKAIRSRIFAPSTLDPLTLGETRAMISFRCEHAEIKNPFSDLQVDKIYEVSGGIPREVLKICHVAHELSLLQGEKTVSLETVNQAISEAVFHV; from the coding sequence ATGATGAACTCCCCTTTTTCAATCAGTCCAAACCCGGCATACCTTTACCTTACCCCTTCGCTCAAGGCGGTTCTCCATAAAGTCCGGTTTACCATTGATCGCCGCCAGGGACTTACTTGTGTGCTTGGAGATATTGGAATGGGAAAATCAAGTGTTTTGCGTTTGTTGTATGGAGAATATGCGTCTCGGGAAGATTCGCTCGCGGCATTGATTCCAACACCCTCGTTCGCTTCTGACTTTGCCTTTTTGAAAGCATTGTGCGGTGAGTTTGATATTTTGCCCAAACGGTCCCTGTATGATCAGGAACAGGCATTTCGAGGGTTTTTGGTTGATTCTTTCGAAAAAGGTACCAATGTAGTTTTTTTCATCGACGAATCCCAACGACTCAACCCTAAGATGTTGGAATTGATTCGCACAATGTTAAACTTTGAAACCAATCAGGCTAAGTTGATTCAATTTGTATTAGCAGGCCAAATTGAACTCCGAGAGAATTTACTTGACCCATCTAAAAAAGCTATCCGCTCCCGAATTTTTGCTCCTTCAACACTAGATCCTCTCACTCTTGGGGAAACCCGTGCCATGATTTCTTTCCGGTGTGAACATGCTGAAATTAAGAATCCTTTTTCTGATCTCCAAGTAGACAAGATCTATGAAGTCTCAGGCGGTATTCCTCGTGAAGTCCTTAAGATTTGCCATGTAGCACATGAGCTGTCTTTATTACAGGGAGAAAAAACCGTTTCTCTCGAAACCGTAAATCAAGCTATTTCGGAGGCGGTGTTCCATGTCTGA
- a CDS encoding ABC-2 transporter permease: MSSTPVQVNSMEQIAQVETAHPASSWIRQILAIFRLETQKFLWGRRALLMYALAVLPVFILVLMVSFPFTSARLTNSVIATEVFAWMFETLILRIMVFFGCAWIFMNLFRGDVVDRCLHYYFLCPVRREILVVGKYISGVVAAIGLFGTSTAVSLFLLYVPRGFTQGMDYLLNGPGFKQVVLYLGIVVFACVGYGAVFLLVGLIFRNPIFPAIAFLGWEMIGFLLPPILKKLSVLHYLKSLTPVPLSEGPFAIVAEPTPAWISIPGLLIMTALTLALASVLLRRMEIRYGGE; this comes from the coding sequence GTGAGCAGCACACCAGTACAGGTTAATTCAATGGAACAAATTGCACAGGTTGAAACAGCCCACCCGGCAAGCAGTTGGATTCGGCAAATTTTGGCGATTTTCCGGCTTGAAACTCAGAAATTTTTATGGGGACGGCGGGCGCTTCTGATGTATGCCCTGGCGGTGTTGCCAGTGTTTATACTGGTTTTGATGGTTTCGTTCCCATTCACTTCAGCCAGACTGACCAATTCGGTCATTGCCACCGAAGTTTTTGCCTGGATGTTTGAAACCTTGATCCTGCGAATTATGGTTTTCTTTGGCTGTGCCTGGATTTTTATGAACCTCTTCCGCGGGGACGTCGTGGACCGGTGCCTGCATTATTATTTCCTGTGTCCAGTTCGACGTGAAATTCTCGTGGTCGGAAAATACATTTCCGGGGTCGTCGCCGCCATTGGATTATTTGGGACCTCAACCGCCGTTTCATTATTTTTACTGTATGTACCACGCGGGTTTACTCAGGGGATGGACTATCTGCTCAATGGTCCAGGATTCAAACAGGTCGTGCTGTATCTTGGCATTGTGGTATTTGCCTGCGTTGGGTATGGGGCCGTGTTTTTGCTGGTCGGATTGATCTTTCGAAACCCCATTTTTCCAGCAATTGCTTTTCTTGGCTGGGAAATGATTGGGTTTTTATTGCCGCCAATTCTCAAGAAACTGAGCGTTTTGCATTACCTCAAATCCTTAACCCCAGTTCCCCTGTCTGAAGGGCCATTTGCGATTGTGGCTGAGCCAACGCCGGCCTGGATTTCAATTCCTGGTTTGCTGATTATGACGGCCCTTACCCTCGCCCTGGCCTCGGTGCTGTTACGCCGCATGGAAATCCGCTACGGAGGAGAATAG
- a CDS encoding ABC transporter ATP-binding protein yields the protein MNANQIVFDDISKFYGEVLGVNRVNLSLGPGITSFVGPNGSGKTTLMNLMTGLLKPTRGKISVLGITPDHPEKLFRILGYCSQFDSFPSGMTGRELIYSFLLVHGFARTEAAEMTQTALEQVNLTDAADRKIEGYSKGMRQRIRLGQAIAHRPRVLILDEPLNGLDPLARAEVIAIFRQCAQQGMYLILSSHILHEVDLLSDSVVLLNNGYIVAEGDVSGVRSEIPDFPLQITIRCGEPSLVASKLFGAPHVMEVRLHDDRGGMIVKTRNPDQFYEMFTQLVIEHKLIVESIAPFDDDLQAVYQYLIR from the coding sequence ATGAATGCAAATCAGATTGTTTTTGATGATATCTCGAAATTTTACGGGGAAGTGCTCGGAGTCAATCGGGTGAATTTGTCGCTTGGTCCGGGCATTACCAGTTTTGTCGGGCCGAATGGATCGGGAAAAACCACCTTGATGAACCTGATGACGGGCCTGCTCAAACCGACTCGCGGAAAGATCTCCGTGCTGGGAATCACACCCGACCATCCAGAAAAGTTGTTTCGGATTTTGGGGTATTGTTCGCAGTTTGACAGCTTTCCCAGTGGCATGACCGGGCGCGAGTTGATTTATTCGTTTTTGCTGGTGCATGGCTTTGCCAGGACCGAAGCTGCCGAAATGACTCAAACTGCCCTTGAACAAGTCAATCTGACTGACGCCGCCGACCGAAAAATCGAAGGCTACAGCAAGGGCATGCGCCAGCGAATCCGGCTTGGTCAGGCGATTGCGCACCGTCCACGGGTGTTGATCCTGGATGAACCGCTCAACGGACTCGACCCGCTCGCCCGTGCCGAAGTCATTGCCATCTTCCGCCAGTGTGCCCAACAGGGAATGTACCTGATTTTATCGAGTCATATTCTGCACGAAGTGGACCTGCTCTCGGATTCTGTGGTCCTACTCAATAACGGCTATATCGTGGCCGAAGGCGATGTGTCAGGCGTCCGCAGTGAAATCCCCGATTTCCCGCTTCAAATTACAATCCGCTGTGGCGAACCATCGCTGGTCGCCTCGAAATTGTTTGGCGCCCCACACGTGATGGAAGTCCGACTCCATGATGATCGCGGCGGAATGATTGTCAAAACCCGCAATCCCGACCAGTTTTATGAAATGTTTACCCAGCTTGTGATTGAACATAAACTGATCGTTGAATCAATTGCCCCATTTGATGACGACTTGCAAGCCGTGTATCAGTATTTGATTCGGTAG
- a CDS encoding ABC transporter permease: MAVYDQSYLTYTGPLTSPWKRFLILPRYAYRAVFQSKLFIVLFIISLVFPLLASIWVYLHHNAEAMAILNLDLRDLIPINWRYFYVVAQFQSSFATLLTLMLAPTLVSKDVENNGLALYLSRPFSRLEYVLGKMSVVLILLSAVTWVPVLLLFLFQGYMAGPGWIIENLRLGMAIVVGSWVWILTLCLGSLALSAWIKRKITIQGVMIGFYFATAVFAQVINQLFETKWGYLFSLSEAMGSLWYGLFGQTNRMDLPWAGSGFTIIVFFIISLGLLSRKIRAYEIIN, translated from the coding sequence ATGGCAGTTTATGATCAGTCCTACCTTACCTATACTGGGCCATTGACGTCGCCCTGGAAGCGGTTTTTGATTTTGCCCCGCTATGCCTACCGGGCGGTTTTTCAATCAAAGCTGTTTATTGTGCTCTTTATCATATCGCTGGTTTTTCCACTCCTGGCCAGTATTTGGGTTTATTTGCATCACAATGCCGAGGCAATGGCCATTTTGAACCTCGACTTGAGGGATTTGATTCCGATCAACTGGCGCTATTTTTATGTCGTGGCGCAGTTTCAAAGCAGTTTCGCGACCCTGCTGACCTTGATGCTGGCGCCGACACTGGTTTCAAAAGATGTCGAAAATAATGGGTTGGCGCTCTATCTCAGTCGTCCATTTTCGCGCCTTGAATATGTGCTGGGCAAAATGTCGGTCGTGTTAATTCTGCTTTCCGCGGTCACCTGGGTGCCCGTGTTGCTGTTGTTTCTCTTTCAAGGATATATGGCCGGACCAGGCTGGATCATTGAAAATTTGAGACTGGGAATGGCCATTGTGGTTGGCTCCTGGGTCTGGATTTTGACCCTGTGCCTTGGGTCGCTGGCGCTTTCGGCCTGGATCAAGCGGAAAATTACCATTCAGGGCGTCATGATCGGGTTTTATTTTGCCACCGCTGTCTTTGCCCAGGTCATCAATCAACTCTTTGAAACCAAATGGGGATACCTGTTTAGTTTGAGCGAAGCCATGGGGTCGCTCTGGTATGGGCTCTTTGGGCAAACCAATCGAATGGACCTGCCCTGGGCGGGCTCCGGTTTCACCATTATCGTGTTTTTTATAATTTCACTTGGGTTGCTATCCCGTAAAATCCGAGCCTATGAAATTATCAATTGA
- a CDS encoding ABC transporter ATP-binding protein, producing MSVLSLENLSVKLGKRLILDNLTSEFSGRTVGLLGPNGAGKTTLINTLLGFYHPTKGHARLFGHDIVKENRKIRALVGYMPERDAFIAGMSCVGFVAMMAELSGLPPRVALERAHESLFFVGLGEARYRTIDTFSLGMKQMAKLAQAIVHGPQFIILDEPTNGLDYPSRKRMLELVRTIRDSGQACILLSSHLLRDVEESCEEIVILKEGKIVVQCNLEAERKANLKFIEIELGQPNGPFAEGLSRLGCEWALIGERRVKLVLPPGVEIRDLYQIAADRQLHIRRLNYKRDSLEDIFMKAMEVTPNGSL from the coding sequence ATGAGTGTACTTTCGCTTGAGAATCTGAGTGTTAAACTGGGCAAACGGCTGATTCTGGATAACTTAACCAGTGAATTCAGTGGTCGGACCGTGGGACTGCTTGGGCCGAATGGCGCCGGGAAAACCACCCTCATCAACACGTTGCTTGGGTTTTATCACCCAACCAAAGGCCATGCCCGGCTCTTTGGTCACGATATCGTCAAGGAAAACCGCAAGATCCGCGCGCTGGTCGGTTATATGCCGGAACGGGATGCGTTTATTGCCGGAATGTCCTGCGTCGGGTTTGTGGCCATGATGGCTGAACTGTCAGGGCTTCCGCCGAGAGTGGCGCTCGAACGGGCCCATGAAAGCCTGTTTTTTGTCGGCCTGGGGGAAGCCCGCTACCGGACGATTGATACCTTTTCCCTGGGGATGAAGCAAATGGCCAAATTGGCCCAGGCGATTGTCCACGGGCCGCAATTTATTATCCTCGACGAACCCACCAACGGGCTCGATTACCCATCCCGCAAACGCATGCTGGAGCTGGTACGCACGATTCGCGACAGCGGCCAGGCGTGCATTTTGCTGTCTTCACATTTATTGCGCGACGTCGAAGAATCCTGCGAAGAGATTGTCATTCTCAAAGAAGGCAAAATTGTCGTGCAGTGCAATTTGGAAGCCGAGCGCAAAGCCAATTTAAAATTCATCGAAATCGAACTGGGCCAGCCCAACGGACCATTTGCCGAAGGACTGAGCCGGCTTGGGTGTGAATGGGCGTTGATCGGAGAGCGGCGGGTCAAACTGGTATTGCCGCCCGGTGTGGAAATCCGGGATTTGTACCAGATTGCCGCGGATCGGCAGCTTCATATCCGCCGGTTGAATTACAAACGCGACTCGCTGGAAGATATTTTTATGAAGGCAATGGAGGTGACCCCCAATGGCAGTTTATGA